Within Gemmatimonadota bacterium, the genomic segment GCTTGTTGATAATAATCTATTGTCTGATCGAGAATTTCTTCTGCCAGTCCTGTGAAATAAATCATACGACCCAATTCTTCCAAACTAATAGATTCTAATTTTTTATGTAGCCCCTTTCTTTGAATGATTTGAGACAAAAGGTAAGAATATCTTCCAGCCATAAAATCTACGCGCCAATCTTTAAGATCATCACGAAATAGGATCCCTGTAAAAAAGGCATCTAAGGATTTTTCAAAGGGACAGATCAACTCGCGAGAATCAGACAAACAGGCTAAAGCAGTTGTAATCATTTGGGCTGTGGAGGCTCTGCCAGAAGCAATGATAAAAGCCTCATCTAATGAATAAGAAGTAGGATTATGCCATTTAGTTCTTTCTTGTAATGTTGCCGTAATGACTCGATGTTGATACTTTTTGGCAAAGGTCCAAAAATCTGAACTTTTGGGAAATAAGTCATGCAATAGGGCATACGCTCGATCCCTTAAAAGTGAAACAAAGAAACAGGCCTCTACTTTAGGCGGTTCATCTTCATCTGCTACATCATCCATATAAATCGTATAGATATACAATGATCGATTAATAAAATATAATTTCTTATACAGGTCTTCGTCTAAGTCAAATGCCTCTGAGAACAGAGATGTGAAAGAAGTATATACATTTGTTCCGAAAAATTCAGGATATTGTTGTAGAGTGGCCTCCAGATTATATTCTTCACAAATCTGTGACATGAATCGATGAAAATCGACTTCAGAATCTTTTAATGAAATATCATCCTGAATACCAAAATTCAGTGAAAAAATTTCATCTTCAAGAGATTCAAAAGGATCTGATGGTAAACTCTTACTCATAAAAATGTCTTATAGTCGGTGAATTGTAATACAGGCTGCCACTGCTATACTGCTATCTTATAGGACCAGAAAAAATGTAGAGTAGATTTGGTCTTGACGTACCTTCAGAACAGGATAGAAAATCCATTCAACACATTTGTGTAAGATACCCTATATATGAAATGAACCACTAAGCCACCCATATTTATAGGATATGGGTGGCTTTAACTGGCAAAGTTGAAGATTTTTTCCTTATAAAGACCATCGGTAGTTTTAAGACGGCCTCTAAAGGAATATTCCTCATAGATTCCAAATACTTATGTGTCTACTTCATCGTCATCATCGTCATCATCGTCATCATCGCCACCACCGCCGCCACCGCCGCCGCCACCGGGTGGTGGCGGGTCAGGTTCGGGTGGGTCTTCTGGACAATCCCAATTAATCAAGCAGAACATCTCCAACCGTTCTTCAAGGGCATCAATGGCCAGATCCTCATAGAGTTCAGGAAATGACGCAATGTGTTCTTTGAGATCGGCTTCTGAAGAAATAGGAACGGACAATTTGTCCATGATAGTAATCTCCTTTGTTTGAGGTTAAAAGAACAGACAGCATCGTTTATACTGGCATCAAAACATAGCGGCTCCTTTCTCGAGAGTTTATACACCTTGTAAAATTTGTTCTTTTTGCTCCTCAAATATCTCAGGCACAACTGTATGAAAAACCCTGGGATACTCATCGCAATAGGACGTTTTGGTATTGCCATCATTCTTTACGTAAGCATGCGCAGCGCATCCACCACCACAAAAGAATGCATATTTGCATTTACTGCAAGATGGCACATTGGAAATATTCCGATCATACCACTCTGATAAACGTTCATCATTAAATTCAACTTTATCGAGATAAGTGCCAACTTTATACCGATCCATACCCACTAATTCCCAACACGTATAGAGATCTCCATAGGGATCAAGGATCAACATGCTGGTCTGTGCGCCACAAAAGACAGGCTTAAAACTTAACAGCCCTTTGCCTTCAAGAGCCTGCTTAAAGGTCTGCCTAATTCCATAGTCCTGGCAAGAAATTTGATGCATTAAGTCAGGATTTTCTTTCGCAAACTGAAGATATTTGCGTGTAAAATCTCTTCTTGGCATAACAGAGATTTCTCCATTCTCAGGATGGTTTAATGCCATTTCTTGCAATATTTTCTGATGATCAATTGAACTTGTGCCGCTCTGATAGTTCAAGAAAATTTCTTCTTCTTGTTCTACATCTATATATTGCTCTTCATCAATCATTTCAGAAGCGGTGTATGAAGGCGAGTCATTCGAGCATGACTGTGCCTGTAGTTCAAACTCTTCAGGAGTCTCACATTCCTTGAAAGATATAACAGAGGTAACAGACCCATCAGATCCAAAATCTGATGTTGGTGCTTCAATTGAAATCAGTGGTGCTATCTGACCATAATCTCCTGGCGTCTTTTTACCAGACATTGTAGCACTACACGACATGCCCTCCTCAACTTGCTGCACCAAAGCAGAATACGCTGAAAAATTTGGATAGTCTGTAAACCCCTTATCTTTAAACAAATCAAATAATGCAGGTAAAATATCCACATTGTCGTAATCGGTATTGATTCGCATCGAAATCCGCACACCAAGCGACAATGCGAGTTCCACATTTTTTATAATGGTATCAAAACTATCGCCTGCGCGATAATGCGGACGTTTGCGATTGTGATTTTCTTTTTCGCCGTCCAATGTAATTTGGAGACGCTTAATTTTTTGGGGGCCTAAAAGATCTGTAAAATAGTGAAGATCATATCCATTTGTAACAGCAGAAAAGATGTAACCGCGTTTCAAACCTTCATCTACGATATACTTCACGATCTCTTTATTTTTTGCCAACAAAGGCTCGCCACCATATAGAGTAATACTTTTGCTGTGCATAGCTTTATTGGGCTGAATTTCACACATTGCTTGGTATGCACGGTCAACCATTTCTTTTGTGAATACCTGTTTTGACCATCCCTTC encodes:
- a CDS encoding radical SAM protein; this encodes MANSELYRVSSYTICVNLPEDPNHSLLVHGYTGAIDRVNKKVARMIKSRIVLSEDMFDQLPCSKETVHTLMKRGYLTSRSPVEEREYVHSMANFLHHTSSRGASSFLFLVAYDCNFRCPYCFENDISSHGKGWSKQVFTKEMVDRAYQAMCEIQPNKAMHSKSITLYGGEPLLAKNKEIVKYIVDEGLKRGYIFSAVTNGYDLHYFTDLLGPQKIKRLQITLDGEKENHNRKRPHYRAGDSFDTIIKNVELALSLGVRISMRINTDYDNVDILPALFDLFKDKGFTDYPNFSAYSALVQQVEEGMSCSATMSGKKTPGDYGQIAPLISIEAPTSDFGSDGSVTSVISFKECETPEEFELQAQSCSNDSPSYTASEMIDEEQYIDVEQEEEIFLNYQSGTSSIDHQKILQEMALNHPENGEISVMPRRDFTRKYLQFAKENPDLMHQISCQDYGIRQTFKQALEGKGLLSFKPVFCGAQTSMLILDPYGDLYTCWELVGMDRYKVGTYLDKVEFNDERLSEWYDRNISNVPSCSKCKYAFFCGGGCAAHAYVKNDGNTKTSYCDEYPRVFHTVVPEIFEEQKEQILQGV